The following coding sequences are from one Rhipicephalus microplus isolate Deutch F79 chromosome 3, USDA_Rmic, whole genome shotgun sequence window:
- the LOC142804186 gene encoding uncharacterized protein LOC142804186 produces the protein MPGCCVPQCSNHSRNGWKLYRFPRDPKRRLLWTVKIKRDKWQPTNTSHVCSAHFEENNYEQHRADGWKKLKPNAVPTLFTFKPLPKERKPPKERTVPAPSSNETNKSPPGLRQYPAAVKTTLETPQNHAVPESTRQGTSCYGHDTMEVDDAVVELSANTSDADSREVNAAAGETSNSTAESAELKKKLADLTRKYSELQQHHDTAKNTISGLKKKVQKLETEATNISQNMKFLNDDQVRALSRSSSLGNSWSPHTVKQGLQIKFACGTTGYETLRKMGYPLPSKRTLARRIQNLKFLPGVLHEVIDVMKCKAETMEDVEKDCVLFFG, from the exons atgcccggctgctgcgtgccgcagtgctcgaatcactcgagaaacggatggaagttgtaccggtttccaagagacccaaaaagaaggcttctttggaccgttaaaatcaaacgagacaagtggcaaccgactaatacgtcgcacgtatgcagc gctcactttgaagagaacaactatgagcaacatcgtgcggatggctggaagaagttgaaaccaaatgccgtcccaactttgttcacattcaaac cactgcctaaggaacgaaagccaccaaaagaaagaactgtgcctgcaccctccagcaacgagaccaacaaatctcctcctggtctgcgtcaatatccagctgcagttaaaactaccctagagaccccacaaaaccacgccgttcctgaatctacacggcaaggaacatcgtgttatgggcacgacaccatggaagttgacgacgccgttgttgaactgtcagcgaacactagtgatgcagattcaagagaagttaatgcagcggctggtgagacatcaaattctactgcagaatcagcagaactgaagaagaagcttgctgaccttacaagaaagtactctgaacttcagcaacatcatgacacagccaagaacaccattagtggtctcaagaaaaaagtgcaaaaactcgagactgaggcaacaaatatttcgcaaaatatgaaatttctcaacgacgatcaagtacgcgctctctcaaggagcagcagcttggggaactcttggtctccgcacactgtcaagcaaggccttcaaattaagtttgcttgtggaacaaccggatatgaaactttgagaaaaatgggatatcctctcccatccaaaagaacgctcgcacggaggattcaaaatttgaagtttctcccaggcgttcttcacgaagtgatagacgttatgaaatgcaaagccgagaccatggaggatgtagaaaaggactgcgtccttttttttggatga
- the LOC142804185 gene encoding uncharacterized protein LOC142804185, with protein MPTCSAPGCRSGYASAAANPRPRHFFKPPKDPDLLKAWRNAIPQKNFKVTPKTYVCDIHFEPVDIISCYEHTANGQTVTIPRGRWTLKEHAVPRIFPNVPKHLSKPTVPKSARKPPKERSVVSAQVSSCQSDEYLYDETDACDGMNVDECTDVITLGTAPWLAVVQGSPTFDSWNVRASTIQVIFYKLEESGGVVYIEKAVVIRQDFATEVSSRGMLVPPCSYIEKDGNIPTLLTSQTNLTMFLRYIDALNICPGCKCELFPGISSSKAAMKRQGVWRNKKCMVLSGEHLCPPCKKKKQKKNVGDRMKRRPKKSTKRKAEREIQNLKKKAIRATVFRERARREVSILRRCLSEVSVSKVEKAVESFPQAQQLAFRSALKVAKAKSPRGRRYEQEWLMTCLLLRISSPRAYRLMSKMKLMPLPTTTRLRQMMKGMPCEFGFNKVSLDSIGAFMKNKAGVQCYGTLVLDEMKMRKVVAFNKSTYKVDGFVDYGDGYDSETTADHALVLMFVPCSFWKSASEACFRSHFAVTQAQCNSRRCYQ; from the coding sequence ATGCCGACGTGCAGCGCGCCCGGCTGTCGTTCGGGGTATGCTTCGGCAGCTGCAAATCCCAGACCACGACATTTTTTCAAGCCCCCAAAGGACCCTGACTTACTGAAGGCATGGCGAAACGCGATTCCACAAAAGAACTTTAAGGTAACGCCAAAAACGTACGTCTGTGACATTCATTTCGAGCCTGTAGACATCATAAGCTGCTATGAGCACACAGCGAACGGTCAAACCGTAACGATACCGCGAGGCAGATGGACACTGAAGGAGCACGCTGTGCCTCGAATTTTTCCGAACGTACCTAAGCATCTCTCAAAACCAACGGTGCCGAAGTCAGCAAGAAAGCCACCCAAAGAGAGGTCAGTGGTTTCCGCCCAAGTTTCTTCCTGCCAAAGCGATGAATATTTGTACGACGAAACTGACGCATGTGACGGCATGAATGTTGATGAATGCACCGATGTTATCACGCTAGGAACTGCGCCCTGGCTTGCTGTTGTGCAGGGCAGCCCGACATTTGATTCGTGGAATGTGAGGGCTTCTACCATCCAAGTTATCTTCTACAAACTCGAAGAGTCTGGGGGCGTTGTGTACATTGAAAAGGCGGTTGTAATCCGGCAAGACTTCGCGACTGAAGTTAGTTCAAGAGGTATGCTTGTCCCGCCGTGCAGCTACATCGAGAAAGATGGAAACATTCCGACCCTGCTAACAAGCCAGACGAATTTAACAATGTTTCTTCGCTACATCGATGCGCTCAATATTTGCCCTGGGTGTAAATGTGAGCTGTTTCCAGGTATTTCATCGTCAAAGGCAGCCATGAAAAGGCAGGGTGTATGGCGAAACAAAAAATGCATGGTGCTGTCAGGTGAGCACTTGTGCcctccatgcaaaaaaaaaaaacaaaaaaaaaacgttggtgatagaaTGAAGCGTCGCCCTAAAAAAAGCACAAAACGGAAGGCTGAACGTGAAATTCAAAACCTAAAAAAAAAGGCCATCAGGGCCACTGTGTTTCGCGAAAGAGCTAGAAGAGAAGTGTCTATACTGAGACGCTGTTTGTCTGAAGTTTCAGTGAGCAAAGTTGAAAAAGCAGTGGAAAGTTTTCCGCAAGCACAGCAACTTGCCTTTAGGTCAGCATTGAAAGTCGCAAAGGCGAAATCGCCGCGAGGAAGGCGTTATGAACAGGAATGGCTCATGACTTGTCTTCTATTGAGAATTTCAAGCCCAAGAGCTTATAGACTAATGTCAAAAATGAAGCTCATGCCACTTCCAACAACCACAAGGCTGAGACAAATGATGAAAGGAATGCCATGTGAATTCGGTTTCAACAAGGTGTCTCTTGACAGTATTGGGGCCTTTATGAAGAACAAAGCAGGAGTACAATGCTACGGAACGCTAGTACTGGACGAGATGAAGATGCGAAAGGTTGTCGCATTTAACAAGAGTACTTACAAGGTTGATGGCTTCGTTGATTATGGAGATGGTTATGACTCAGAAACAACAGCCGACCACGCTTTGGTACTCATGTTTGTGCCATGCAGCTTCTGGAAGAGTGCTAGCGAGGCTTGTTTTAGAAGCCATTTTGCAGTTACACAAGCACAATGCAACAGTCGTCGCTGTTATCAGTGA
- the LOC142803177 gene encoding uncharacterized protein LOC142803177, which yields HFILSQLANHCTFILMQVSVYFVAEAFNLDKDSITLKAMPGLTTSHLQPNDFEKMRVSLAFQLFGDFVLRGLHHYKDTLESRYGKGAVDATELFFRLMNQLIELMTSRFKSEALWPHSSGSSALSSFLDYIDKCKQHVGKGVGFLSKQTATGLRVTLSSVLSLLDYVTTELSYRYLMTSNLSQNPLENLFGVVRQSSGCNDHPTPEQFLIAVNCLSYYSLAKPVHGASVIPLVLTSLLDTGEAHSADATSLQQTIDDHIAQGDLDVIESAACHDSIAVPTEHYSLVGKKSDSRLAYYMAGYVARKRLVAGELKVSKAIIVKNDGSCVVNGYNKMHKQLHKTVDSTVSVEHLLNETDSLKICSGIQPIAAFATKGAAPGKILAELVLEAVVRLHKHNATVISIVSDGAGNNRSMWQQLGVSGSMAAPCHKIAHPCLPDGKFVHFICDVPHAIKCVRNHLLKQKYGQAGENRIDFSHYQLLYETEKKKHLKVAHKLTEAHVQPTNFQKMNVRLAVQVSTSQ from the exons CATTTTATATTAAGTCAACTGGCTAATCACTGCACTTTTATATTGATGCAGGTGTCAGTGTATTTTGTGGCCGAGGCTTTCAACCTGGACAAAGACAGCATCACCTTGAAGGCTATGCCAGGGCTGACTACAAGCCACCTTCAGCCCAATGACTTCGAGAAGATGAGAGTGTCCCTTGCCTTCCAGCTATTCGGAGACTTTGTGCTGCGTGGTCTACACCACTACAAGGACACCCTTGAGTCACGTTATGGAAAGGGTGCAGTTGATGCTACAGAATTATTCTTCAG GCTGATGAACCAACTCATCGAACTGATGACCTCCAGATTCAAGTCCGAGGCTCTTTGGCCGCACTCAAGTGGTAGTTCTGCGCTCTCCAGTTTTCTAGACTACATTGACAAGTGCAAGCAGCATGTTGGCAAGGGCGTCGGGTTCCTTAGCAAGCAGACAGCTACTGGCCTGAGGGTTACGCTGTCCAGTGTGCTTTCTTTACTGGACTATGTTACCACAGAACTAAGCTACAGGTATTTGATGACGAGTAACCTAAGCCAAAATCCACTCGAGAACTTGTTTGGAGTTGTGCGGCAGTCGTCGGGCTGTAATGACCATCCGACCCCAGAGCAGTTCTTAATTGCTGTCAACTGCCTGAGCTACTATAGCCTAGCTAAGCCAGTGCACGGTGCGAGCGTTATACCATTGGTGCTTACATCACTGCTCGACACTGGAGAAGCACACTCGGCAGATGCAACAAGCCTGCAGCAAACAATTGATGACCACATCGCTCAAGGAGATCTTGACGTGATAGAAAGCGCTGCCTGCCATGACAGTATTGCTGTCCCAACTGAGCATTACAGCCTTGTGGGAAAAAAAAGTGACTCTCGCCTAGCATATTACATGGCTGGATATGTTGCTAGAAA GCGACTTGTGGCAGGGGAGCTCAAAGTGAGCAAGGCCATTATTGTGAAAAATGATGGTAGCTGTGTTGTGAACGGTTACAACAAGATGCACAAGCAACTGCATAAGACTGTAGACAGCACTGTTAGCGTCGAGCACCTGCTCAATGAGACAGATAGCTTGAAAATCtgttcaggcattcag CCAATTGCAGCGTTCGCGACAAAAGGTGCTGCTCCTGGCAAAATTTTGGCGGAACTAGTCCTGGAAGCAGTGGTGCGCCTTCACAAGCATAATGCTACAGTCATTTCCATTGTGAGCGATGGTGCGGGAAACAACCGGTCCATGTGGCAACAGCTAGGTGTTAGTGGCAGCATGGCAGCACCATGCCATAAGATTGCCCACCCGTGTCTCCCTGATGGGAAGTTTGTGCATTTCATTTGTGATGTACCACATGCCATCAAATGTGTGCGAAATCATCTGCTCAAGCAGAAGTATGGCCAG GCTGGAGAGAACCGCATTGATTTCTCCCACTATCAGCTGCTTTACGAAACTGAAAAGAAGAAACATCTAAAAGTTGCCCACAAGCTAACTGAAGCTCATGTGCAGCCCACAAACTTCCAAAAAATGAACGTGAGACTTGCAGTTCAGGTGAGCACTAGTCAGTGA